aaagaaaactaatTAGGACCACAACCTGCATTTCTAGAAGAATGCCATATTTTAAGAACATTAAGCAAATTTagatacaacaacaacaaaaccttCTCATACTAGATAGGTTGGCCCCTAATTTTCAGATGCAAGTGTTAAGGAGTGAAGATAGTGAAAGACATAGTTATTTTTGTAAGAAGGTTCAGTATTAATCTAGAATTAAACCTGGAAATAGCATTTCCTGTCTAACATAGTAATTTGATTAATATAGGACACTGAAAGGGATTCATTTAAGGGTGAGGGATTTGACAATATTTTAAAGATACTCAAAGGTACCAAGATTACTACAGAATTTATTCACACACAAACAAAAACAATTGCTGAAAATATGACAATTTTAGTGCTTGAAACTCTCTCGCACTATAATACTATATATAATATGGGCTTTATAGAATAAGTAATGACTTGCCCCTGATATTTCCTTCCACTAGCAGAGAAAGACgggtaaaagaaaaaggaaagtccCAGTTAGCCTACTTACTTCTTTCCTTCGAGCCTCATTAAGAGCATCTTGCTTTTCCTTTTCAAGTTGAACTTCAACATCATCAAACAATTTCTTCACACCCTCTGCTATGCGCCTTTCTATTTCCAATCTAACTTCCTCTGAATCAAGCTTCTCCTCAACATATTTTCGAATTGCTTCTTCGATTCTTCTTGCGGTCCCTTCTTCCAATTTTTTCAATTCCTCCTCGTGTTGACGCCTGCTAGCAAATGCAAAtattgagaagataaataaatgTCTTTGATGAAAAAGAACACAATCAAtcttttaatttaagataaaagcATAGTATTAATAAAGAGAGCTAAATAATACAAACAGAATGGACAACAAGAGATCCTCCTTGCAGAAACAAGAACTaacaaaggaaataaataaaataaaaaatcaaaataacttcGCAATCTCTCAACACATCTGAAAGAGAAAGTTCTCTAAAACAATCACTAACTCTGCACCAAACCGAAGTCAAACACCTAAAATCTTACTCCACAAGCAAGTCATAATAATTTCTAGATCCATACAAGAATTAGATAAAATAAAGGTTTCACTTTCacatttgtttaatatttttctagCCAGTTCATCCATTGACTTGGAAAATATGAGCTTTTTATGCTCACAAGGCATACCTCTCTAACAAGTTTCTGATCCATAACAAATGAAGTTTCAAGTGGAACAGTAGATAAACGAAGCAGCAATTGTTTCATCCTAATAAACAAGTTGGACAAGGCAGTAGCTTCCTTCAGAAAAGCCAGTAGCGAAGAATGAAATTAACCTGTTGCATTTTCAAATTGGCATCACTTACCCTCAGAGAAGAAGGAAATTCATTCCAAAAGATCTACCTCGAATGCAAGCATGCTACATTTAACTTTCTAAaaccattttaaaaaaatctcTCACAGTCAAGAAGCTTTTGATGATAATCGATTTGTCAGACAAAAACAAGCTTATCCTAATTCGCAGACATAACTAATCTCCAAACTGCTATCAGATTTATATCTTCATATTCATGTTAACTGTAGAAATACAAAGGCTCACCCTCTCGAAATTATATTTGATGTCCCCAAAAACCTAGCAAGCATTGAATAACTGCTATGCATTAATTTCTCATAAAATTATCACGCATTTTCAACCTACCGAATTTCCAGCGCGGTGTATTCTtcataaattaaagttaaaactaACAAGCACGAATCAGGAATTGCTAGTCTCAACCAATAGAATTCTCTTCGTTTCACATCTTCTCACCAACATTACACACTAAATTATCAACCAATTCAGGAACAAAATCACGAACACAAActacaaaatagataaataaatgacgggataaataacaaaaatcagttaccttctcttttcttcttcgtcTTTTTTGAGCTTGTGATGGTTCGCAACGACACTGGGACTGCGCGatttaggaggaggaggagagggcGAGGAAGTGCTTCTGCTTCTGTGCCTTCTGCGgcgcctgtggctaggggatcgGCTTCTTCGCCTGAAAATTCGGAACTAATCGCATGATTCAAAAGCAAAGTCGAAACGAAAACGAAGAGATTGGAAATGGAATTGCAGAAAAAGAAGATTGATAGAGGACCTTGAAGATGTTCGATCCCTTCGAGAGTGAGAGTGAGCATGACGGTGAGAAACAGGGGAACGAGAGTATCTTCTTCTGTGGGAAGGTGAACGCGAACGAGACAAGCTCCGAGCCATGGATGAGCGAGTTTTCAAAACCTAACTCGGTAACTCGTCGCCAACTCGCAAATCCTCACTCACTAATCACCACTGATAATGATTCAGGTCCTTCAGTCCTTCCACTCATTCAATCCTCgcataattttttttcaactgaATAACAAAGTATTAAAAGGTAGTATTAACTTTTTTCTTTGGTAAAAGGGGATCACAGATCccagcaagaaagaaaagaaaaataaaagaaaactaaagacAAACTTAGCCACCCCTCAATCTGAGGGCGCCTATGCTGTCAACATATAAACTGTGAACAATCTCAGAGGAGGGCAAATCAAAAATCTGGTTTCCAATAGGGAGGTTTT
This region of Arachis hypogaea cultivar Tifrunner chromosome 8, arahy.Tifrunner.gnm2.J5K5, whole genome shotgun sequence genomic DNA includes:
- the LOC112707993 gene encoding uncharacterized protein isoform X1, which translates into the protein MARSLSRSRSPSHRRRYSRSPVSHRHAHSHSRRDRTSSRRRSRSPSHRRRRRHRSRSTSSPSPPPPKSRSPSVVANHHKLKKDEEEKRRRQHEEELKKLEEGTARRIEEAIRKYVEEKLDSEEVRLEIERRIAEGVKKLFDDVEVQLEKEKQDALNEARRKEEQARKEREELDKMLEENRRRVEEAQRRESLELQQKDEERQRELEMIQRQKEEAARRKKLEEEEEHANRMNSLVLLCDSIYLVLQQVSRGSYHIVLVDKSCFRFSEDVCFRGSM
- the LOC112707993 gene encoding uncharacterized protein isoform X5, whose amino-acid sequence is MARSLSRSRSPSHRRRYSRSPVSHRHAHSHSRRDRTSSRRRSRSPSHRRRRRHRSRSTSSPSPPPPKSRSPSVVANHHKLKKDEEEKRRRQHEEELKKLEEGTARRIEEAIRKYVEEKLDSEEVRLEIERRIAEGVKKLFDDVEVQLEKEKQDALNEARRKEEQARKEREELDKMLEENRRRVEEAQRRESLELQQKDEERQRELEMIQRQKEEAARRKKLEEEEEHANRMNSLAI
- the LOC112707993 gene encoding uncharacterized protein isoform X2; the encoded protein is MARSLSRSRSPSHRRRYSRSPVSHRHAHSHSRRDRTSSRRRSRSPSHRRRRRHRSRSTSSPSPPPPKSRSPSVVANHHKLKKDEEEKRRRQHEEELKKLEEGTARRIEEAIRKYVEEKLDSEEVRLEIERRIAEGVKKLFDDVEVQLEKEKQDALNEARRKEEQARKEREELDKMLEENRRRVEEAQRRESLELQQKDEERQRELEMIQRQKEEAARRKKLEEEEEHANRMNSLGKKKPRPKSYGL
- the LOC112707993 gene encoding uncharacterized protein isoform X3, with product MARSLSRSRSPSHRRRYSRSPVSHRHAHSHSRRDRTSSRRRSRSPSHRRRRRHRSRSTSSPSPPPPKSRSPSVVANHHKLKKDEEEKRRRQHEEELKKLEEGTARRIEEAIRKYVEEKLDSEEVRLEIERRIAEGVKKLFDDVEVQLEKEKQDALNEARRKEEQARKEREELDKMLEENRRRVEEAQRRESLELQQKDEERQRELEMIQRQKEEAARRKKLEEEEEHANRMNSLGAMLNFICVA
- the LOC112707993 gene encoding uncharacterized protein isoform X4; protein product: MARSLSRSRSPSHRRRYSRSPVSHRHAHSHSRRDRTSSRRRSRSPSHRRRRRHRSRSTSSPSPPPPKSRSPSVVANHHKLKKDEEEKRRRQHEEELKKLEEGTARRIEEAIRKYVEEKLDSEEVRLEIERRIAEGVKKLFDDVEVQLEKEKQDALNEARRKEEQARKEREELDKMLEENRRRVEEAQRRESLELQQKDEERQRELEMIQRQKEEAARRKKLEEEEEHANRMNSLGVGYI